Proteins co-encoded in one Halorussus vallis genomic window:
- a CDS encoding metallophosphoesterase family protein, giving the protein MLVLGDAHADDPDKRRSLAAAYRAADAEVALQTGDLLDYDPPVPTYFVAGNNEDFDTIDALRRGETAGTANVHLLASTVAEVEGLRVAGLSGNYAPTQYEKSREELSGDRRRHFVKDDVERLKEQEDVDVLLTHEAPTGLIYYGYDAGCERIDELLEALQPALCLVGHHERHAKSTFGETRVVSLAPAWESYYTLDPETLELTRHETPAE; this is encoded by the coding sequence ATGCTCGTTCTCGGGGACGCGCACGCCGACGACCCGGACAAGCGCCGGTCGCTCGCGGCCGCCTACCGCGCCGCCGACGCCGAGGTCGCCCTCCAGACCGGCGACCTCCTCGACTACGACCCGCCGGTGCCGACGTACTTCGTCGCGGGCAACAACGAGGACTTCGACACCATCGACGCGCTCCGGCGCGGCGAGACGGCGGGGACGGCCAACGTCCACCTGCTGGCGAGCACGGTCGCCGAGGTCGAGGGCCTGCGGGTCGCGGGCCTCTCGGGCAACTACGCGCCCACCCAGTACGAGAAGTCCCGGGAGGAACTGTCGGGCGACAGGCGCCGCCATTTCGTGAAAGACGACGTCGAGCGCCTGAAGGAGCAGGAGGACGTGGACGTGCTGTTGACCCACGAGGCCCCCACCGGCCTGATATACTACGGCTACGACGCCGGATGCGAGCGGATCGACGAACTGCTCGAAGCCCTGCAACCGGCGCTCTGTCTGGTGGGCCACCACGAGCGTCACGCCAAGTCGACGTTCGGCGAGACGCGGGTCGTGAGCCTCGCGCCCGCGTGGGAATCGTACTATACTCTGGACCCCGAGACGCTCGAACTGACCCGCCACGAGACGCCCGCGGAGTAG
- a CDS encoding LabA-like NYN domain-containing protein produces the protein MTEIHPYQRVAVLADAQNLYHTAQSVYSRNIDYSALLEKSVQDREVTRAIAYVIQADSPDEERFFEALADIGFETKIKELKTFGDGSKKADWDVGMSLDAVTLANHVDTVVLCTGDGDFSRLCSHLRHEGVRTEVVSFEESTSEELIEAADAFVDMSERPETFLL, from the coding sequence ATGACGGAGATACATCCATATCAGCGCGTGGCGGTGCTCGCCGACGCGCAAAATCTCTACCACACCGCCCAGAGCGTCTACAGCCGCAACATCGACTACTCCGCCCTCCTGGAGAAGTCGGTCCAGGACCGCGAGGTGACCCGGGCCATCGCGTACGTCATCCAGGCCGACAGCCCCGACGAGGAGCGGTTCTTCGAGGCGCTGGCCGACATCGGCTTCGAGACGAAGATAAAGGAACTCAAGACGTTCGGCGACGGGTCGAAGAAGGCCGACTGGGACGTCGGCATGAGCCTCGACGCGGTGACGCTGGCCAACCACGTCGACACCGTCGTCCTCTGTACGGGCGACGGGGATTTCTCACGGCTCTGCTCGCACCTCCGCCACGAGGGCGTCCGGACCGAGGTCGTCAGCTTTGAGGAGTCAACCTCCGAGGAACTCATCGAGGCGGCCGACGCTTTCGTCGATATGTCCGAGCGCCCGGAGACGTTTCTGCTGTAG
- a CDS encoding PUA domain-containing protein gives MSDSDTRDGDLPALRTTADYQFGAGVGAALFPEGEPVEIKRSSSGRPQQVVAEEGRLVTYATDGRFTLGLAGGRRIVAALDAPAGRVVVGDESEPFVRDGKNVFAKFVAAAGPEIRPGDEVAVVHEDGRLLGVGRAELSADAMADFDTGMAVMVREGAGEA, from the coding sequence ATGAGCGACAGCGACACGCGAGACGGGGATCTCCCGGCGCTCCGGACGACCGCCGACTACCAGTTCGGCGCGGGCGTCGGGGCGGCGCTGTTCCCCGAGGGTGAACCGGTCGAAATCAAGCGGTCGTCTTCGGGACGACCCCAGCAGGTCGTCGCCGAGGAGGGTCGGCTGGTCACCTACGCCACCGATGGCCGGTTCACCCTCGGACTGGCCGGCGGCCGGCGCATCGTTGCCGCACTCGACGCGCCGGCGGGCCGGGTCGTCGTCGGCGACGAGAGCGAACCGTTCGTCCGCGACGGCAAGAACGTCTTCGCGAAGTTCGTCGCCGCGGCCGGTCCCGAGATTCGACCGGGCGACGAGGTGGCGGTCGTCCACGAGGACGGCCGACTGCTGGGGGTCGGCCGGGCGGAACTCTCCGCCGACGCGATGGCCGACTTCGACACCGGCATGGCCGTGATGGTCCGGGAAGGCGCGGGCGAGGCGTAG